The proteins below are encoded in one region of Desulfonatronum sp. SC1:
- a CDS encoding disulfide bond formation protein B produces the protein MASTDSMNNPGWNILFLAWLLTIASALTSIFFSAVMQLPPCVLCWYQRIFLFPLAFIFTTGLFFCDKSVVRYALPLAGAGWLVALYQNLLVYGIVPESIKPCSQGVSCTESYFDLLGFLTIPVLSFMAFTIILVLLYTFNRRISQ, from the coding sequence ATGGCTTCTACGGATAGCATGAATAATCCAGGCTGGAACATTCTCTTTCTGGCTTGGCTGCTGACCATTGCGTCCGCACTGACGAGCATTTTCTTCAGTGCCGTGATGCAACTGCCCCCGTGCGTTCTCTGCTGGTACCAGCGCATCTTTCTCTTTCCCTTGGCGTTCATATTCACCACGGGTCTCTTTTTCTGCGACAAGAGCGTGGTGCGCTACGCCCTGCCTCTGGCAGGCGCGGGCTGGCTCGTGGCCCTGTACCAAAATCTGCTTGTTTACGGGATAGTCCCGGAGAGCATCAAGCCGTGCAGTCAGGGGGTCTCCTGCACGGAGAGTTATTTCGACCTCCTCGGTTTTCTGACGATTCCCGTGCTCTCATTCATGGCTTTCACGATCATTCTAGTGCTACTGTACACCTTCAATAGGAGAATTTCACAATGA